A DNA window from Gillisia sp. Hel1_33_143 contains the following coding sequences:
- a CDS encoding aldo/keto reductase: protein MKYTKLPQSNIQVSKICLGSMTWGQQNTESEGHAQIEYALDQGVNFIDTAEMYSIPSRKETQGSTEKIIGSWFKKTGNRDKVVLATKVAGPNPSMSYIRPKLGFSKEALNEAVNKSLDRLQTDYIDLYQLHWPERNSNFFGQRGYKREKDDAWEDNFHEILVNLDELIKDGKIRKIGLSNETPYGVMRCVEESRKGLPAISTVQNPYSLLNRKDEIGLTEIYHREDIGLLPYSPLGMGTLSGKYLKGTPSNTRLELFPQYKRYSNNKAIEATEKYLQIAEKHGLSLTQMALAFIEKQAFVTSTIIGATTMDQLKENISSIHVDLSEEIINEIEAVQELIPNPAP from the coding sequence ATGAAATATACCAAGCTTCCACAATCAAACATTCAGGTAAGTAAGATATGTTTAGGCTCCATGACTTGGGGACAGCAGAATACAGAAAGTGAAGGGCATGCGCAAATAGAGTATGCCTTAGATCAAGGAGTTAATTTTATAGATACCGCAGAGATGTATTCTATTCCTTCCAGAAAGGAAACTCAGGGTAGCACAGAAAAGATTATTGGATCCTGGTTTAAAAAGACCGGGAATAGAGATAAAGTGGTATTAGCTACTAAAGTTGCAGGTCCAAATCCATCAATGTCTTACATTAGGCCGAAACTTGGATTTAGCAAAGAAGCACTAAATGAGGCGGTGAACAAGAGTTTAGATCGTTTACAAACAGATTATATAGATCTATATCAATTGCATTGGCCGGAGCGTAATTCTAATTTCTTTGGGCAACGCGGATATAAAAGAGAGAAAGACGATGCTTGGGAAGATAATTTTCATGAGATTTTGGTTAATCTAGATGAATTGATTAAAGATGGAAAGATCAGAAAGATTGGGCTATCTAATGAGACTCCATACGGGGTGATGCGCTGTGTTGAGGAATCTAGAAAAGGCCTGCCTGCAATAAGTACTGTTCAAAATCCATATAGTTTATTAAATAGAAAAGATGAGATTGGCTTAACAGAGATTTATCATAGAGAAGATATTGGGCTTTTACCATACTCTCCACTTGGAATGGGAACTTTAAGTGGAAAATATTTAAAAGGAACTCCAAGCAATACAAGATTAGAACTTTTTCCTCAGTACAAAAGATATTCTAATAATAAAGCTATCGAGGCCACTGAGAAATATCTTCAAATTGCAGAAAAGCACGGCCTTAGTTTAACTCAAATGGCTTTGGCCTTTATAGAAAAGCAAGCCTTTGTTACAAGTACAATTATTGGCGCTACGACTATGGACCAGCTTAAAGAAAATATTAGCTCTATACACGTAGATCTTTCCGAAGAGATAATTAATGAGATAGAGGCGGTACAGGAATTAATTCCTAATCCTGCTCCTTAA
- a CDS encoding exodeoxyribonuclease III, with protein MKIISYNVNGVRAAIRKGFIEWLQQANPDIICLQEIKANPDQFDATPFEEIGYKYHYWYPAQKKGYSGVAILSKYEPNKVEYGTGIDYMDFEGRNIRADFDGFSVMSLYLPSGTNIARLEHKLQYMADFQVYINELKKELPNLVICGDYNICHEAIDIHDPVRLKNTSGFLPIEREWIDGFMKNGFIDSFRHFNQESDQYSWWSYRANARANNKGWRIDYNLVSQPLKDKLKRAVILPEAKHSDHCPILVELEYPSN; from the coding sequence ATGAAAATTATATCTTATAATGTTAACGGGGTTAGAGCGGCTATTAGAAAAGGGTTTATAGAATGGTTACAGCAAGCCAATCCAGATATTATTTGTTTACAAGAGATAAAAGCTAATCCAGATCAATTTGATGCGACACCTTTTGAAGAGATAGGATATAAATACCATTATTGGTATCCTGCTCAAAAGAAAGGATATAGCGGGGTGGCTATCTTGAGTAAATATGAGCCTAATAAGGTGGAATATGGTACAGGAATAGATTACATGGATTTTGAAGGGAGAAATATAAGAGCAGATTTTGATGGATTTTCTGTGATGAGTCTTTATTTACCCTCAGGAACTAATATTGCTAGATTAGAACATAAACTACAATATATGGCAGATTTTCAGGTTTATATTAATGAGCTAAAAAAGGAACTACCAAATTTAGTAATCTGTGGCGACTATAACATTTGCCATGAAGCCATAGACATTCATGATCCTGTAAGACTTAAGAACACTTCCGGTTTTTTGCCAATAGAGCGAGAGTGGATAGATGGTTTTATGAAAAACGGATTTATTGATTCGTTCAGGCACTTTAATCAAGAGTCAGATCAATACTCATGGTGGAGCTATAGAGCAAATGCCCGAGCTAATAACAAAGGATGGAGAATAGATTATAACTTGGTGTCCCAGCCTTTAAAAGATAAATTAAAACGAGCAGTGATCCTGCCAGAAGCCAAACATAGCGATCATTGTCCGATCTTAGTTGAATTAGAATATCCTTCAAATTAG
- a CDS encoding glycine--tRNA ligase, with translation MAKQEDLFKNVISHAKEYGYIFASSEIYDGLSAVYDYGQNGAELKKNIRDYWWKSMVQLNQNIVGIDASILMHPKTWKASGHVDAFNDPLIDNKDSKKRYRADVLVEDHAEKLLQKAQKEIDKAKKRFGDSFDEEQYIATNDRVNRYLTQRKEILARLGSSLTKEDLKDVKALIEELEIADPDTGSKNWTDVRQFNLMFGTKMGASADSSSDLYLRPETAQGIFVNFSNVQKTGRMKIPFGIAQTGKAFRNEIVARQFIFRMREFEQMEMQFFVRPGEELKWYEHWKEARLKWHHSLKLGEENYRFHDHDKLAHYANAAADIEFDFPFGFKELEGIHSRTDFDLKAHEEHSGRKLRFFDPELNENYVPYVVETSIGLDRMFLAVLSSSLKEETLEDGSSRTVLKLPAVLAPTKAAILPLVKKDGLPELANEIIEELKWDFNVQYDEKDAIGRRYRRQDAAGTPLCITVDHDSLEDKMVTVRYRDTMEQKRVAISELASIIRKEVDFKNWMK, from the coding sequence ATGGCAAAACAAGAAGATTTATTTAAAAATGTGATTTCCCATGCAAAAGAGTATGGATATATATTCGCATCTAGTGAGATTTACGATGGTTTAAGTGCTGTTTATGACTATGGTCAAAACGGAGCTGAACTAAAAAAGAACATCAGAGATTACTGGTGGAAGAGTATGGTGCAGCTAAACCAAAATATTGTTGGTATAGATGCTTCTATCTTAATGCATCCGAAAACCTGGAAAGCATCTGGGCACGTAGATGCGTTTAATGATCCTTTAATTGATAATAAAGATTCTAAGAAGCGATATCGTGCCGATGTTCTTGTAGAAGATCATGCCGAGAAATTATTACAAAAAGCTCAAAAAGAGATAGACAAAGCGAAGAAGCGTTTTGGCGATTCTTTTGATGAGGAACAATATATTGCAACCAACGATAGAGTAAATAGATATCTTACTCAGCGAAAAGAGATCTTAGCACGTTTGGGATCTTCTTTAACTAAAGAAGATCTTAAAGATGTAAAAGCTTTAATTGAAGAGTTGGAAATTGCAGATCCTGACACTGGTTCTAAGAACTGGACAGATGTGCGTCAATTCAACCTGATGTTTGGTACTAAAATGGGCGCTTCAGCAGATTCTTCTTCAGATCTTTATTTAAGACCTGAAACTGCTCAGGGTATTTTTGTGAATTTCAGCAATGTTCAAAAAACCGGAAGAATGAAGATTCCTTTTGGAATTGCACAAACTGGAAAAGCTTTTAGAAATGAGATCGTAGCTCGCCAGTTCATTTTTAGAATGAGAGAGTTCGAACAAATGGAAATGCAATTTTTTGTGCGTCCTGGGGAAGAATTGAAATGGTATGAGCATTGGAAAGAAGCTAGATTAAAATGGCACCATTCCCTTAAACTTGGAGAAGAAAATTACCGTTTTCATGATCATGATAAATTGGCTCATTATGCCAACGCTGCGGCAGATATAGAATTTGATTTCCCATTTGGATTTAAAGAACTTGAGGGAATTCATTCCAGAACAGATTTTGATTTAAAAGCTCATGAAGAGCATTCGGGTAGAAAACTTAGATTCTTTGATCCAGAATTGAATGAAAATTATGTGCCTTATGTTGTAGAGACATCTATTGGACTTGATAGAATGTTCTTGGCAGTATTGTCATCATCTTTAAAAGAAGAAACTTTAGAAGATGGTTCTTCACGTACAGTTCTTAAATTACCTGCAGTATTAGCGCCAACGAAAGCGGCAATTTTACCTTTGGTTAAGAAAGATGGTCTGCCAGAATTAGCTAATGAAATTATTGAAGAGTTGAAATGGGATTTCAATGTTCAATATGATGAAAAAGATGCTATTGGAAGAAGATACCGCCGCCAGGATGCAGCCGGAACACCTTTGTGTATCACTGTAGATCATGATTCTTTAGAAGATAAAATGGTTACTGTAAGATATAGAGATACTATGGAGCAAAAAAGAGTAGCAATTTCAGAACTTGCCAGCATCATTCGTAAAGAGGTAGATTTTAAGAATTGGATGAAATAA
- a CDS encoding OmpA family protein — MIKKFIFLSLLCGLSLTSCVSSKVHKDLQSQYDASQAKNKKLSEDLKATKSKYDGELNVARADFNKLSSDRDLLKRELDLLNENYENLKKSYDALDANSSSALSENSKRNRELLLALEEKERKLATEQDRLTKLQKDLNSRSKRIEELEGLIAAKDAKMNALKTAVSNALTNFEGKGLTVEQRDGKVYVSMENKLLFSSGSWTVNSEGKKAVQQLGSVLGQNPDIAVLIEGHTDNVPYGGSGQLTDNWDLSTKRATTIVQILRENSKIDPQNLTAAGRGEFAPVTSNSTAEGKAKNRRIEVILTPKLDEISKMLQEVD, encoded by the coding sequence ATGATAAAAAAGTTCATTTTCCTAAGTCTGCTATGTGGGCTTTCTCTTACCTCTTGTGTATCTTCAAAAGTTCACAAAGATCTTCAGTCACAATACGATGCATCTCAGGCAAAGAATAAAAAGCTTTCCGAAGATCTTAAGGCTACAAAATCTAAATATGATGGCGAGCTCAATGTAGCACGTGCAGATTTTAATAAGCTTTCTTCAGATAGAGACCTTCTAAAAAGAGAGTTGGATCTATTAAATGAGAACTATGAGAACCTAAAGAAATCTTATGATGCTTTAGATGCAAATAGTTCTAGTGCACTTTCTGAAAATTCTAAAAGAAACAGAGAGCTTTTATTAGCTTTAGAAGAAAAGGAGAGAAAATTAGCTACAGAGCAAGATCGATTAACTAAACTTCAAAAAGATCTAAACTCAAGATCTAAGAGAATTGAGGAGCTTGAAGGTTTGATAGCTGCCAAGGATGCTAAAATGAATGCGCTAAAAACAGCTGTTTCCAACGCGCTTACCAATTTTGAAGGGAAAGGGCTTACCGTAGAGCAACGTGATGGGAAGGTGTATGTTTCTATGGAAAATAAATTGCTTTTTAGCTCTGGGAGTTGGACTGTAAATTCTGAAGGTAAGAAAGCCGTGCAGCAATTAGGTAGTGTGCTGGGTCAAAATCCAGATATAGCGGTACTAATAGAAGGGCATACAGATAATGTACCTTATGGAGGCAGTGGGCAACTTACAGATAACTGGGATCTTTCTACAAAAAGGGCTACTACAATAGTTCAGATCTTAAGAGAGAATTCTAAAATAGACCCACAAAATTTAACCGCAGCAGGACGTGGAGAATTTGCTCCTGTTACAAGTAATTCTACAGCAGAAGGAAAAGCTAAGAATAGAAGAATAGAAGTTATACTTACTCCAAAATTAGACGAAATAAGCAAAATGTTGCAAGAGGTAGATTAA
- a CDS encoding ComF family protein: protein MFHDLINLFYPKDCAICEEILIKNEQVICTKCLHELPVSNYHLHNDNPVAKVFYGRISLESATSLLLFHKKSNVQTLIHQLKYRGRKEIGGYLGIWTGNTLASVDNFKNIDIIIPVPLHKKKLKSRGYNQVEDFGKEIANVISAQYIDNVLLKTSFTATQTLKSRLARWNNIEETFVVQNPELLKNKHVLLVDDLITTGATIEACANILADIPGIKISVVSMAFTE from the coding sequence ATGTTTCACGATTTGATTAATCTATTTTATCCCAAAGATTGTGCTATCTGTGAAGAGATTCTCATTAAAAATGAACAGGTTATCTGTACAAAGTGCCTTCATGAACTTCCTGTAAGCAATTATCATCTCCATAACGACAATCCTGTTGCAAAAGTATTTTATGGAAGGATAAGCCTAGAAAGTGCAACTTCCCTGCTTCTTTTCCATAAGAAAAGCAATGTACAAACCTTAATCCATCAATTAAAATATAGAGGAAGAAAAGAAATTGGAGGGTATTTAGGGATTTGGACAGGGAATACTCTAGCTAGTGTAGACAATTTTAAGAATATTGATATCATTATACCTGTTCCTTTACATAAAAAGAAACTCAAAAGCAGAGGCTACAATCAAGTAGAAGACTTTGGAAAAGAAATAGCTAACGTGATAAGTGCTCAATATATTGATAATGTTCTTTTAAAAACATCTTTTACAGCTACCCAAACCTTAAAGAGCAGGCTTGCAAGATGGAATAATATAGAGGAAACCTTTGTTGTTCAGAATCCTGAATTACTAAAAAATAAACATGTGTTATTAGTAGATGATCTAATTACCACAGGAGCAACCATAGAAGCTTGCGCAAATATCCTTGCAGACATTCCAGGAATAAAGATAAGCGTTGTAAGTATGGCGTTTACTGAATAA
- a CDS encoding M23 family metallopeptidase codes for MNDRILFLFFLILVLASCSKINKAKDLLTHSSAQEIYKRDLYINDDIFKIWENEKQKALVYDSVAIDLPYQESGRFFPKSFSVYSYLIELHRGDLLSVEVKLDSTSSLAFIDIFTLETSGFKNIIGSEFGKQKLQLEIAEDKLYKVIIQPEIDAGSYFNIKINRSPAYLFPVAGGKNRDAQSFWGAQRDGGKRAHEGVDIFAKRGTPVIASTAGRITYMGEKGLGGKQVWLRDLKRSQSLYYAHLDSIASINKNQVKAGDTLGFVGNTGNARTTPPHLHFGIYRSNRGAINPYHFIKQNDVKPLNNENFYPNHLNGLVTRNANLRNSNSVKNSEIIQKLAQGDTIQILGRSSEWYHIKATSSKNTSFLHSSLATPLN; via the coding sequence ATGAACGATAGGATCTTATTTTTATTCTTTTTGATTTTGGTGCTGGCAAGCTGCTCTAAAATTAATAAAGCTAAAGACCTACTCACTCATTCTTCTGCCCAAGAAATTTATAAAAGAGATCTATATATTAATGATGATATTTTTAAGATCTGGGAAAATGAGAAGCAAAAAGCATTGGTTTATGATAGCGTGGCGATAGATCTCCCCTATCAGGAATCTGGAAGATTTTTTCCGAAGAGCTTTTCTGTATATTCTTATTTAATAGAATTGCATCGAGGAGATTTACTCTCTGTTGAAGTTAAGCTAGATTCTACCTCATCCCTTGCTTTCATCGATATATTCACATTAGAAACTTCAGGGTTTAAGAATATAATAGGTTCAGAATTCGGGAAGCAAAAACTTCAATTAGAAATTGCTGAAGATAAGCTTTACAAGGTGATTATTCAACCAGAGATAGATGCTGGCTCCTATTTCAACATAAAAATAAATAGATCTCCAGCATACCTATTTCCTGTGGCTGGTGGTAAGAATCGGGACGCACAAAGTTTTTGGGGTGCCCAAAGAGATGGTGGAAAAAGAGCTCATGAAGGGGTTGATATTTTTGCTAAAAGAGGTACACCTGTAATTGCCAGCACCGCAGGCCGAATAACCTACATGGGCGAAAAAGGATTAGGTGGAAAACAGGTTTGGTTGAGAGATCTAAAAAGAAGTCAATCTTTATATTATGCGCATTTAGACAGTATTGCTTCTATTAATAAAAACCAAGTAAAGGCTGGAGACACTTTAGGATTTGTGGGAAATACCGGTAATGCCAGAACCACACCACCTCACCTGCATTTTGGTATTTATCGTAGCAACCGGGGAGCAATTAATCCCTATCATTTTATTAAACAGAATGATGTAAAGCCACTGAATAATGAAAATTTCTATCCAAATCATTTGAATGGATTAGTAACAAGAAATGCGAATCTTCGCAATTCTAATTCTGTAAAAAATTCAGAAATCATACAAAAATTAGCGCAAGGAGATACCATTCAGATCTTAGGAAGATCTTCAGAATGGTATCACATAAAGGCAACGTCCTCTAAGAATACCTCCTTTCTTCACTCTTCATTAGCAACTCCCCTAAATTAA
- a CDS encoding GEVED domain-containing protein yields MTKILPFLILMLFLVSVQISAQNREISGPVFIDSAQAISTSSFSSKRLRMVPPVDEFKMYNPRNRGINKVVPGKGLPTTKSPLTQVKMGKVPGKNPSISFDAVSSRSTPTDPTGVAGPNHYLNAWNSAFSIFDKSGNQIVPPASLASLGGEFTNETLGDPIVVYDEFADRYLISQFSDTPESFLVAISRGPDPTSDGWFTYRFSTNGALPDYPKISVWSDGYYVTTNKNTNTASTSQVIYVFERDKMLVGETAKVMSFPLPGINTNGFYSPAGFSAEGSEMPPRGNSPIIYFQDDAWAGVSEDHLKLWSVNVDWNTPDNSIIRQSQDLGAANGVTPFTATFDGGSFVNLSQPGDALDIDVLQGAMMYMTHYRRFSGYNSAVMNFVVDVDPTSAEHAGIRWYELRQESGGGPWSVYQEGTYAPDKSDRFSGSIGMDKEGNIGLGYTVLDDSPAAPIFPSIRYTGRFANDELGKMTVQETSIVEGTSPNPASRYGDYAHLTVDAADGLTFWHNAEYFSGIERKNRVAAFKLSPDFGNDVGIIAVVDPFNSSLSSSEQVTVTIRNFGRNTQTNIPVTYTLDGGTEITETFTGTLAGTSSMNFTFSVPANLGNVGQIYEITATTNLDGDQDNTNDSFTTEIKNLFPNDVGVTSIDAPSTGLKLSTAEDITITIENFGGEAQTNVPVSYKVSNNTTVNEIYGGTIPVGENVVYTFSQKANLSSFGRYLITARTILSSDNNPSNDETSKSVANLNCIPTGSDCASFGDGISYFELGDILNERIPCGNGYADYIGFSTNLDRSKSGFEVTVKTLTDATPSEKFSLWIDLNDNGVFNDDERFITSQPIPRPNTPFSYNFDLPKNAALGQHLMRVRAGDTDFGGELDNPCSVMDYGTTHDYSVKVTDSSISIKDFLLNDADLEITSQENGVYNIFLETDFDQTLRLTVHNILGQKMLENKVENVGGGYSYDLDMSYAATGVYLLRIGTRDFGLVKRFIVK; encoded by the coding sequence ATGACTAAAATTTTACCATTTTTAATTCTAATGCTTTTTTTGGTCTCTGTCCAAATATCGGCACAAAATAGAGAGATCTCCGGGCCGGTATTTATAGATTCTGCACAAGCCATTTCTACTTCTTCTTTCTCAAGTAAGAGATTAAGGATGGTGCCTCCGGTAGATGAATTTAAAATGTATAATCCTAGAAATAGAGGGATTAATAAGGTGGTTCCTGGTAAAGGCTTGCCAACTACCAAAAGCCCACTTACTCAGGTAAAAATGGGGAAAGTGCCGGGTAAAAATCCTAGTATTTCTTTTGATGCGGTAAGCTCAAGATCTACACCAACAGATCCTACAGGAGTTGCAGGACCTAATCATTATTTGAATGCCTGGAATTCTGCATTTTCAATCTTTGATAAAAGCGGAAATCAAATTGTCCCTCCAGCTTCCTTAGCAAGTTTGGGTGGAGAATTTACCAATGAAACCCTAGGAGATCCAATTGTGGTATATGATGAATTTGCAGACAGATATCTTATTTCACAATTTAGCGATACCCCAGAAAGTTTCCTCGTTGCCATATCTCGTGGACCAGACCCAACAAGTGATGGTTGGTTTACCTATAGATTCTCTACCAATGGGGCGTTACCAGATTATCCTAAAATCTCTGTATGGAGTGATGGTTATTATGTAACTACAAATAAGAACACCAACACCGCAAGTACAAGTCAGGTTATTTATGTGTTTGAAAGAGATAAGATGCTGGTAGGGGAAACAGCAAAAGTTATGTCTTTTCCACTTCCAGGTATTAATACTAACGGATTTTATAGTCCTGCAGGTTTTAGTGCAGAGGGTTCTGAAATGCCACCTAGGGGTAATTCTCCGATTATATACTTTCAGGATGATGCATGGGCAGGAGTTTCCGAAGATCATTTAAAGTTATGGAGTGTTAACGTAGATTGGAATACTCCAGATAATTCAATTATTAGACAATCTCAAGATCTAGGTGCAGCAAATGGAGTAACACCTTTTACTGCTACTTTTGATGGAGGTAGTTTTGTAAATCTTTCTCAACCTGGAGATGCTTTAGATATAGATGTGTTACAAGGCGCTATGATGTATATGACGCATTATAGAAGATTCTCCGGTTATAATTCTGCAGTTATGAACTTTGTGGTAGATGTAGATCCTACTTCTGCAGAGCATGCAGGTATAAGATGGTATGAATTGCGTCAAGAAAGTGGCGGCGGCCCTTGGAGCGTTTATCAAGAAGGGACCTATGCTCCAGATAAGAGTGATAGATTTAGCGGAAGTATAGGAATGGATAAAGAAGGAAATATAGGTTTAGGATATACAGTTTTAGATGATAGTCCTGCAGCTCCTATATTTCCTTCTATAAGATATACCGGAAGATTTGCAAATGATGAGTTAGGTAAAATGACGGTACAGGAAACTAGTATTGTAGAGGGTACTTCTCCCAATCCGGCTTCGCGATATGGAGATTATGCCCACTTAACCGTAGATGCCGCAGATGGATTAACTTTTTGGCATAATGCGGAATATTTTAGTGGTATAGAAAGGAAGAATAGAGTTGCAGCTTTTAAACTATCTCCAGATTTTGGTAATGACGTGGGAATTATAGCAGTAGTAGACCCATTTAATTCCAGCCTATCTAGTAGTGAACAAGTAACAGTAACAATTAGAAATTTTGGTAGAAATACCCAAACTAATATTCCTGTTACATACACTTTAGACGGAGGAACAGAAATTACAGAGACTTTTACTGGTACGCTTGCAGGAACAAGTTCTATGAATTTCACATTTTCTGTTCCGGCAAATTTGGGTAATGTAGGGCAAATCTATGAGATCACAGCCACTACAAATCTAGATGGAGATCAAGACAATACAAATGATAGTTTTACTACAGAGATAAAGAACTTATTCCCTAACGATGTGGGGGTAACTTCAATAGATGCACCTTCCACAGGATTAAAATTGTCTACTGCAGAAGATATAACAATTACCATAGAAAACTTTGGAGGAGAGGCTCAAACTAATGTTCCAGTTTCATATAAAGTAAGTAATAATACCACTGTGAATGAGATTTACGGAGGTACAATTCCTGTTGGAGAAAATGTGGTGTATACATTTTCGCAAAAAGCTAATCTATCATCATTTGGAAGATATCTAATTACCGCCAGAACAATTTTATCATCAGATAACAATCCAAGTAATGATGAGACATCTAAATCTGTTGCAAACCTAAACTGCATTCCTACCGGTTCTGACTGTGCATCGTTTGGAGATGGGATAAGCTATTTTGAACTGGGAGATATTTTGAATGAAAGAATTCCATGTGGAAATGGATATGCAGATTATATAGGTTTTTCTACAAATCTGGATAGATCTAAGTCTGGATTTGAAGTTACAGTAAAGACATTAACTGATGCCACTCCTAGCGAGAAGTTTTCACTTTGGATAGATCTAAACGATAATGGTGTTTTTAATGATGATGAAAGATTTATAACATCACAACCTATCCCACGGCCAAATACTCCTTTTTCGTATAATTTTGATCTACCAAAAAATGCAGCTTTAGGTCAGCATTTAATGAGAGTAAGAGCCGGGGATACAGATTTTGGTGGGGAGCTGGATAATCCATGTAGTGTTATGGATTATGGTACTACTCATGATTATTCAGTTAAAGTTACAGATAGTAGCATCAGCATAAAAGATTTTCTATTGAATGATGCCGATCTGGAAATTACCAGTCAAGAAAATGGTGTTTACAATATCTTCTTGGAAACAGATTTTGATCAAACTTTAAGGCTTACAGTTCATAACATTCTTGGTCAAAAAATGTTAGAGAATAAAGTAGAGAATGTTGGCGGTGGGTATTCTTATGATCTCGATATGTCTTACGCAGCAACCGGCGTTTATTTACTAAGAATAGGGACCCGAGATTTTGGACTCGTGAAACGCTTTATAGTAAAATAG